The Polaribacter sp. Q13 sequence AAAAAAGGTCTTTTTCAACTTTTAAAAGTTGTTGCAATTGATATACAGAATCTATAGAAATAAAACGTTTGGCATTTACCGAAATTCCAAATGTATTATAATTTTTTAGGGATGTGTTTTCTAGAATATTCATTTGTTTTTCTGTAAAGTTCTATCGTTTTTTGTTACTTGCTAATGCTCGTTTTACACGACTAGTATCGCTTTGTTTAACCAATCTTTGCTGGCTCTCGTTAAAAACGAGCGATAGCAGCAAGGTAAAACCTAACAATTAATTATACTAGTTGTTGGTGTTTCTTAATTTTATTCATTCAATAATTTCTCTTCTTTCATTATTTTTTTCGCATTTTCAGTTTCTTTCTTTCCATTCTTCATAGAACCTGGTAACATTATTATACGCTTCTTAATTTTTCTATTTTGGTCTATAAAAAGAACTTCAAACCGAGAGCGAGTTATTCCGAATATTGCTTTTTTAAATTTGATACTCTTAATATCATTTCGTTCAATTATTGATGTTGCTGAATTATTCAGGCTCGTAAATATTCCATAAATAAGAAACAAACCAACTATTGAATAAAATATAGATATAGGAACTTGATTTTTTTGAAAACTATCAAATGCTGAATAGAGTAAGAAGGCAGAAACTCCACCATAAATTATTAAAATTCGAGTTATGTTTTTTCCAACAGCAACTTTTGCAACATTTCCAATTATTCCACCTCTAGTTAGAATAATTTTATCAGGTAAAATATGACAAAATCCCGTTTTAGTTTTAAATACTTTTTCCATTAACTTTCTATCAATTTTCAATATATTTTATAAACTTTATCAAGTTTCCGTTTTGTTTCTCAATAATTTTGAACTGCTTTTTAATTCAGATTTGTTTTTAAAACTCTATTTCTAACTTTTAGTTTTTAATGAACTCCAACTCCGTAAACAACTAATCCTTATATACATTCAATGCTTCTCCTAAAATTTCTACAGATCTAATTAAATCTGTTTTGTTTAAAACGTATGCCATTCTAATTTGGTTTTTTCCTTCACCTTCGGTAGAATAAAAACCACTTGCAGGGGCTACCATAACTGTTTCGTTATTCAAGTTATAGTCTTCTAATAACCATTGTGCAAAATGATCTGAATCTTTAATAGGCAATTCGGCAACACAGTAAAAAGCACCTTTTGGATTGGCTACTTTTATACCTTCAATTTTGTTTAATTCTGTAATTAAAGTATTTCTTCTGCCTACATATTCTTCTTTTACATCATCAAAATATTGTTGAGGTGTATCTAATGCAGCTTCACTGGCAATTAAAGCGTATGTTGGCGGACTTAAACGTGCTTGTGCAAATTTAATAGCTGTTTTTATAAAGTCGTCATTTTTAGAAACAATACAACCAATTCTTGCACCACACATACTGTAACGTTTAGAAACAGAATCTATAATAATAGAATTTTGCTCTAAACCATCTAATGCCATTACAGAAGTATGTTGTAAACCATCGTAAGTAAATTCTCTATACACTTCATCAGCAATTAAAAATAAATCGTGTTTTAAAACAATTTCTTTTAATTTCTGAATTTCTTCTTTAGAGTATAAATATCCAGTAGGATTACCAGGATTACAAATTAAAATTGCTTTTGTTTTCTTGGTGATTAATTTCTCAAAATCTTCAATTTTTGGCAATGCAAAGTTATCTTCTATTTTAGAAATTACCGGAACAACTTTTACTCCAGAAGCAGTAGAAAATCCGTTGTAATTTGCGTAAAAAGGCTCAGGGATAATAATTTCATCACCCGGATCGGTAATACTTCCAATGGTAAAAATTAAGGCTTCAGAACCACCTGTAGTAACAACAATATTGTTTGCGGTTACGTTAACTTGGTGTTTTTTATAATAAGAAACCAATTTGTTTCTGTATTCTTCAGATCCTTCAGAACGCGCGTATGCCAATGTTGTTATATTATTGTTTTTTACGGCATCTAAAGCTACTTGTGGTGTTTTAATATCTGGTTGACCGATATTTAAATGAAATACTTTAACGCCTCTTTTTTTAGCATCTTCCGCAAATGGCACCAATTTTCTAATTGGCGATTCTGGCATTTTTAATCCTTTCTTAGATATTGCAGGCATAAATATTTTTTTTAAAGTTATTCATGCGAATTTCCGAAATATATTTTATTTAGACGACTTTATTAAAAAAAGTTTGAAGGTTTCTATTTTAAAATGGTTTGGATAATATTTAATGTGTTTTATGAACAATAAGCTAGGTAATAATTGTAAAAGGGTAAATTAGAGTACAAAAAAAATCGAATTCCAAATTTAAGAAATACTCTTAAAATTGAAATTCGATTTTCGTTTAGAAAAAAAAGTACAGTTTAAATATCGGTTAAAATACTTTTTTCTTTTTCTAAAGAAATAGCTTTGTTTACAAAACCTTTAATTTTAATCATTTTTCTAGCAGTTTTAGCATTAGAAAAAACAGTAATGGTTTTAGAAAAACCGCCAACTCTTTTAGTGTCGTAAGAAACTTTAATTTCTCCTTTTTGCCCTGGCATTATTGGTTGTTCTGGTTTTTTAGGCACTGTACAACCACAAGAAGACTGAACGTTTTTTATAATTAAAGGTTGATCTCCAATATTTGTAAAGACAAAAACCCTTTCTCCATTAGAACTTTTATCAATTTTACCATAGTCAATAGTTTCTTTTTCAAATTTAAATTCTTGTGCGTTAATTGAAAAAGAAATAAAGAATACTACTAATAATGTTCCGAAAGTTTTCATAATTAAATATTTTATGCTGTAAATTTATGATTAATAATTTGTTTTAAAAAATCAACTACTAATTTTCTCGACAAATTAGAGTTTTGTATTTTTGCAAACTATATATCAAAAACGATACCAAAGTATGACAATTCCATCTAAATATGATGCAAGCCAAGTAGAAGGTAAATGGTACGACTACTGGATGAAAAACAACTATTTTCATTCAACGCCAGACGAAAGAGAACCTTATACAATTGTAATTCCGCCACCAAACGTAACAGGCGTTTTACATATGGGGCACATGTTAAATAATACAATTCAAGATGTATTAATAAGACGTGCGCGTTTATTAGGTAAAAATGCATGTTGGGTTCCTGGTACAGATCATGCATCTATTGCTACAGAAGCAAAAGTGGTTGCCAAGTTAAAAGAACAAGGAATTAGTAAAAGCGATTTAACGCGTGAAGAGTTTTTGCAACACGCTTTTGATTGGAAAGATGAATACGGAGGAATCATTTTAGAACAATTAAAGAAGTTAGGTGCTTCTTGCGATTGGGAAAGAACTGCGTTTACAATGGATCCGGAAATGTCTGAATCTGTAATTAAGGTTTTTGTTGATTTATACAACAAAGGTTTAATTTATAGAGGATACAGAATGGTAAACTGGGATCCAGAAGCTAAAACGACACTTTCTGATGAAGAAGTAATTCACGAAGAAAGACAAGGAAACTTGTATTATTTAGAATATAAAATTGAAGGATCAGAAGATACTTTAACCATTGCTACTACAAGACCAGAAACTATTTTTGGTGATACTGCAATTTGTATCAACCCAAATGATGAACGTTTTACGCATTTAAAAGGGAAGAAAGCAATTGTACCTTTATCTAATAGAGTAGTGCCTATTATAGAAGACGAATATGTAGATTTAGAATTTGGTACAGGTTGTTTAAAAGTGACGCCTGCACACGATGAAAATGATAAGAATTTAGGTGATAAGCACAATTTAGAGGTTATCGATATTTTTAATGAAGATGCTTCTTTAAATTCTTTCGGATTACATTACCAAGGAAAAGATAGGTTTGTAGTAAGAAAAGAAGTTGCTAAAGAATTAGAAGAAAAAGGAATTTTAGTAAAAACTGAAGTTCATGTTCATAAAGTAGGTACCTCAGAAAGAACAAAAGCAGTTATAGAACCTAGATTGTCTGATCAATGGTTTTTAAAGATGAAAGATTTAGCGAAACCTGCTATTGATGCAGTTTTGGGTGAAGATGCTGAGATTAACTTATATCCAAAGAAATTTGAAAACACGTACCGTCATTGGATGGAAAATGTACGTGATTGGAATATTTCTCGTCAGCTTTGGTGGGGACAACAAATTCCAGCGTTTTTCTACGGAGACGGAAAAGAAGATTTTGTAGTTGCTGAGACAAGAGAAAAAGCTTTAGTTTTAGCAAAAGAGAAAACAGGAAATACTTCGCTGTCGGCGTCCGACCTTCGTCAAGATGAAGATGCTTTAGATACGTGGTTTTCTTCTTGGTTGTGGCCAATGTCTGTTTTTGATGGAATTAGAAATCCAGAAAACGAAGAAATTAAATATTATTATCCAACAAACGATTTAGTTACCGGACCTGATATTTTATTTTTCTGGGTAGCAAGAATGATTGTTGCGGGTTACGAATATAAAGGCGAAAAACCTTTTAATAATGTGTATTTAACTGGTTTGGTTAGAGATAAACAAAGACGTAAAATGTCTAAATCTTTAGGGAATTCACCAGATGCTTTAAAATTAATTTCTGATTATGGAGCAGACGGAGTAAGAGTTGGACTTTTATTAAGTTCTGCTGCCGGAAATGATTTAATGTTTGATGAAGATCTTTGTCAGCAAGGAAAAGGATTTGCAAATAAAATTTGGAATGCTTTCCGTTTGATAAAAGGTTGGGAAGTTGATGCAAGTTTACCACAACCAGCAACTTCTAAAATTGGTTTAGAATGGTACGAAGCGAAGTTTCAAAAAACGTTGGCAGAAATAGAAGATCATTTCTCTAAATACCGTTTGTCTGATGCTTTAATGGCAATTTATAAACTAATTAACGATGATTTTTCTTCATGGTTATTAGAAATTGTGAAGCCTGCTTATCAACAACCAATAGATAAAACTACGTTTGATGCTATTATTGAAGTTTTAGAAAATAACTTAAAAGTATTGCATCCATTTATGCCATTTTTATCAGAAGATATTTGGCAATATATTGCAGACAGAACACCAGAAGAAGCATTGATTATTGCAAAATATCCAGTATTAAAAGAGTTTGATACTCAAATTATTGCTGATTTTGAATTTGCAACAGATGTAGTATCAGGTATAAGAACTATCAGAAAAGATAAAAATATTTCTTTTAAAGATGCCATTGAATTATTTGTTATTGATAACGATAAGAGTTCTAAAGAATTTGATGCTGTAGTTCAGAAATTAACAAATACCGAAACTATAAACTATGTTTCAGAAAAAGTAGAAGGTGCTTCATTTAGAGTAAAATCTAATGAATACTTTGTGCCAATTTCTATAGAAAATATAGATGTAGAAGCAGAAATAAAGAAATTAGAAGGAGAGCTTAAAAGAGCAGAAGGTTTCTTATTTGGTATTACAAAGAAGCTATCTAACGAACGTTTTGTATCTAATGCACCAGAAAAAGTGTTGGCTTTAGAACGTAAGAAAGAAGCAGATACTATTGCAAAAATAGAAACCATAAAAAGTAGTTTGAGTTCTCTTAAATAATTTTTATTTTTTTTAATATTATAAGTCCATGAAAATTAAGTTTTTATGGGCTTTTTTTTGTTTTTTATAAAAAAGTTGATTTTTATGGTAGGGTTTTTTAAAACTGAGTTGTTTTATTTATAACAGTATCATTTAATAACAAAATAACCTTTTAAACGGTTATAAAAATTTAAATCAATCTATTATGAGAAAATTTATTATTCCGGTTGTAGCAATATCATTATTGGCAACATCTTGTGTCTCTAAAAAAAAGTATGTTGCGCTAGAAAACCAGTATATTAATACAAAAGGAAATCTTCAAAAAACTACTTTAGAAAAAGAAGCATTAGAAGGAAAATTTGCTAAAATTGAAAATAGAGTAGCGGATTATAATGAAAAAATTAATTCATTAAAAAGTAACAATTCTAGCTTACAAGATGCGAACGATGTAAAGTTAGATATGGTTGGTAAAACCGCTGTAATATCTAACAAGACAAGAGAGAGAATGAGAGAAACTTTAGCAAAAGTAGATCCTGCATTACTTTCTGAGGCAAAAACATTAAAAGATTCTTTAAATCTTGCTATTGCGTATAATTTAAAAAATAAAATTAACTCATCTGATTTAACAGATTCTGATGATTTAAATATTGATATAGATCAAACAGTAGTGATGATTTCTGTTTCTGATAAATTATTATTTAACAACGCTAGTTATAGAGTTAAAAGTGGCGCTTATGGTTTAATTGAAAAATTAGCAGCAGTTATAAAATCTGAACCAAGTATGGATGTTATGATTGAAGGACACACAGATTCTAGAACCATTAACAATGCAGTTGTACAAGACAATTGGGATTTAAGTGTAAAAAGAGCAACGTCTATTGTACGTCTTTTAGAAAGTAAATATAATATTGAGGGGAGTAGATTGATTGCTGCAGGTAGAGGTTCTACAATGCCTTTAGTAGAAAATACTACAAATGCTAATAGAGCAAAAAACAGAAGAACTAGAATTGTAATTTTACCAAATTTAGACAAATTCTTTGCTTTACTTGCAGATGATCAACTTTCTGAATAAGAAAAATTGTATGAAAAAGGAAGAGTTTAGGAAAAGGAAGAGTGTAGTATAAATAGTGAAAAGCTCCTTTAACAAGGAGCTTTTTTTATGTAATAAATAATCATCTTCTGTTCGGTGATAATAAAAAAAAGAGTCCTTTTAGGTTTATAAAACTTAAAGGAGCTTTTATCATTTTATTTTAAGCTAAAATGGAATTAATTGTAGTCAGTTCCTCATCAGAAAAGGTAGTATTTTCAGTAGCCTTTACACTATCTAAAATTTGTTCGGTTTTACTTGCTCCAATAAGTACAGACGTAATTCTATCATCTTTTAAAATCCAAGAAATTGCCATTTGCGCTAAATTCTGATTTCTGCTTTTAGCAACTTCGTTTAAAGCATTTATTTGAGGAAGCATTTCCATCACTTTATCTGTCTTTAAATAGCGTCCGTCTTTCACGGCTCTAGAATCTTTTGGCAATCCGTTAATGTATTTGTCCGTTAACATACCTTGTGCTAATGGAGAAAAACAAATTGCTCCAACACCAGAATTTCCTAATAAATCTATCAAACCATCTTCTATCCAACGGTCAAACAAACTATATCTTGGTTGATGAATTAAACAAGGAGTTCCTAAGTCTTTTAATATTTTAAACGCTTTTTCTGCTTCTTTAGGCTGATAGTTAGAAAGACCAACATACAACGCTTTTCCTTGTCTTACTATTAAATCTAAGGCACCCATTGTTTCTTCTAAAGGTGTATCATAATCGGGTCTGTGGTGATAAAAAATATCCACATAATCCAATTTCATTCTTTGTAAACTTTGGTCTAAACTAGAAATTAAATATTTCTTAGAGCCAAAATTTCCATAAGGACCTTCCCACATATCATAACCTGCTTTTGATGAAATAATCAATTCATCTCTGTACTTTTTAAAATCTTTTTTTAAGATTTTACCAAAAGTTTTTTCTGCAGAACCATAAGGAGGTCCGTAGTTGTTGGCCAAATCAAAATGGGTTATTCCGTTATCAAAAGCACATTTTAATAAATTTCTGGCATTGTCAAAATCGTCATTTTTACCGAAATTATGCCACAAACCTAAAGAAAGTTCCGGTAACAGCAAGCCGCTATTTCCTGTTCTTCTATAGTTCATTTTATTATATCTCTCTGAATCTGCTTTGTATTTTGCCATGATTATTTGTAAATTAATCTCATAGAATAATTATTAATATTTAGACTAATATTCTATTTTCAAAGTAACAAAAAAGCAACGATTTTACAATCATTGCTTTTCATATATTTCCGTTAAATATCTTTTAGAAGTTTGTTTAATTTCTTTGGATCTTCTTTGTTTACTGCCAACTGCAACTAAAAACTGCTTACTAAATTAAACCAACGCTTCTTTTAAAATAGTAATAGGATGTTTTGCAATACGTTTTGTTCCATCATAAATTTGGTGTCTACAACTTGTTCCTGCAGCCACAATTTGTGTGTCTTCTGGTGTATTTCTAATTTTTGGAAATAAGGTGTCTTCACCAACTTGCATAGAAACTTTGTAATGTTCTTTTTCATACCCAAAAGAACCGGCCATTCCGCAACAACCAGAATTGATAATGGTTACTTTATAATTTTCTGGAATATTTAATATTTGAAAACTTGCATGTGTGCTAGACAATGCTTTTTGATGACAATGGCCATGAATT is a genomic window containing:
- a CDS encoding pyridoxal phosphate-dependent aminotransferase → MPAISKKGLKMPESPIRKLVPFAEDAKKRGVKVFHLNIGQPDIKTPQVALDAVKNNNITTLAYARSEGSEEYRNKLVSYYKKHQVNVTANNIVVTTGGSEALIFTIGSITDPGDEIIIPEPFYANYNGFSTASGVKVVPVISKIEDNFALPKIEDFEKLITKKTKAILICNPGNPTGYLYSKEEIQKLKEIVLKHDLFLIADEVYREFTYDGLQHTSVMALDGLEQNSIIIDSVSKRYSMCGARIGCIVSKNDDFIKTAIKFAQARLSPPTYALIASEAALDTPQQYFDDVKEEYVGRRNTLITELNKIEGIKVANPKGAFYCVAELPIKDSDHFAQWLLEDYNLNNETVMVAPASGFYSTEGEGKNQIRMAYVLNKTDLIRSVEILGEALNVYKD
- a CDS encoding aldo/keto reductase gives rise to the protein MAKYKADSERYNKMNYRRTGNSGLLLPELSLGLWHNFGKNDDFDNARNLLKCAFDNGITHFDLANNYGPPYGSAEKTFGKILKKDFKKYRDELIISSKAGYDMWEGPYGNFGSKKYLISSLDQSLQRMKLDYVDIFYHHRPDYDTPLEETMGALDLIVRQGKALYVGLSNYQPKEAEKAFKILKDLGTPCLIHQPRYSLFDRWIEDGLIDLLGNSGVGAICFSPLAQGMLTDKYINGLPKDSRAVKDGRYLKTDKVMEMLPQINALNEVAKSRNQNLAQMAISWILKDDRITSVLIGASKTEQILDSVKATENTTFSDEELTTINSILA
- a CDS encoding DUF1573 domain-containing protein → MKTFGTLLVVFFISFSINAQEFKFEKETIDYGKIDKSSNGERVFVFTNIGDQPLIIKNVQSSCGCTVPKKPEQPIMPGQKGEIKVSYDTKRVGGFSKTITVFSNAKTARKMIKIKGFVNKAISLEKEKSILTDI
- a CDS encoding phosphoribosylaminoimidazolesuccinocarboxamide synthase, coding for MEKVFKTKTGFCHILPDKIILTRGGIIGNVAKVAVGKNITRILIIYGGVSAFLLYSAFDSFQKNQVPISIFYSIVGLFLIYGIFTSLNNSATSIIERNDIKSIKFKKAIFGITRSRFEVLFIDQNRKIKKRIIMLPGSMKNGKKETENAKKIMKEEKLLNE
- a CDS encoding OmpA family protein, which encodes MRKFIIPVVAISLLATSCVSKKKYVALENQYINTKGNLQKTTLEKEALEGKFAKIENRVADYNEKINSLKSNNSSLQDANDVKLDMVGKTAVISNKTRERMRETLAKVDPALLSEAKTLKDSLNLAIAYNLKNKINSSDLTDSDDLNIDIDQTVVMISVSDKLLFNNASYRVKSGAYGLIEKLAAVIKSEPSMDVMIEGHTDSRTINNAVVQDNWDLSVKRATSIVRLLESKYNIEGSRLIAAGRGSTMPLVENTTNANRAKNRRTRIVILPNLDKFFALLADDQLSE
- a CDS encoding valine--tRNA ligase codes for the protein MTIPSKYDASQVEGKWYDYWMKNNYFHSTPDEREPYTIVIPPPNVTGVLHMGHMLNNTIQDVLIRRARLLGKNACWVPGTDHASIATEAKVVAKLKEQGISKSDLTREEFLQHAFDWKDEYGGIILEQLKKLGASCDWERTAFTMDPEMSESVIKVFVDLYNKGLIYRGYRMVNWDPEAKTTLSDEEVIHEERQGNLYYLEYKIEGSEDTLTIATTRPETIFGDTAICINPNDERFTHLKGKKAIVPLSNRVVPIIEDEYVDLEFGTGCLKVTPAHDENDKNLGDKHNLEVIDIFNEDASLNSFGLHYQGKDRFVVRKEVAKELEEKGILVKTEVHVHKVGTSERTKAVIEPRLSDQWFLKMKDLAKPAIDAVLGEDAEINLYPKKFENTYRHWMENVRDWNISRQLWWGQQIPAFFYGDGKEDFVVAETREKALVLAKEKTGNTSLSASDLRQDEDALDTWFSSWLWPMSVFDGIRNPENEEIKYYYPTNDLVTGPDILFFWVARMIVAGYEYKGEKPFNNVYLTGLVRDKQRRKMSKSLGNSPDALKLISDYGADGVRVGLLLSSAAGNDLMFDEDLCQQGKGFANKIWNAFRLIKGWEVDASLPQPATSKIGLEWYEAKFQKTLAEIEDHFSKYRLSDALMAIYKLINDDFSSWLLEIVKPAYQQPIDKTTFDAIIEVLENNLKVLHPFMPFLSEDIWQYIADRTPEEALIIAKYPVLKEFDTQIIADFEFATDVVSGIRTIRKDKNISFKDAIELFVIDNDKSSKEFDAVVQKLTNTETINYVSEKVEGASFRVKSNEYFVPISIENIDVEAEIKKLEGELKRAEGFLFGITKKLSNERFVSNAPEKVLALERKKEADTIAKIETIKSSLSSLK